In Chryseobacterium oranimense, a single window of DNA contains:
- the rimO gene encoding 30S ribosomal protein S12 methylthiotransferase RimO, with translation MRTKSVGKKKINVVTLGCSKNVYDSEVLMSQLKANGKEVVHEDRGDIVVINTCGFIDNAKEESINTILDYVDAKNRGEVEKVFVTGCLSERYKPDLIKEIPDVDQYFGTRDLPVLLKHLGADYKHELVGERLTTTPKHYAYLKISEGCDRPCSFCAIPLMRGGHVSTPIEKLVLEAQKLAKKGTKEIILIAQDLTYYGLDLYKKRALGELLKELVKVEGIEWIRLHYAFPSGFPEDVLDIIREEPKVCNYIDIPLQHINSDLLKSMKRGTTHEKTNALLAKFREKVPDMAVRTTLIVGYPGETEERFQELKDWVREQKFDRLGCFTYSHEENTGAYVLEDDIPQEVKEARVEEIMELQSQISWEKNQEKIGKVFRCIFDRKEGNYFVGRTEYDSPDVDNTVLVSAEETYISIGEFADVKITSAEEFDLYGELI, from the coding sequence ATGCGCACAAAATCTGTAGGGAAGAAGAAAATCAATGTTGTTACTCTTGGATGTTCCAAGAACGTATACGATTCTGAAGTATTAATGAGCCAGCTTAAAGCTAATGGAAAAGAAGTGGTTCATGAAGACCGCGGAGATATTGTAGTAATCAATACTTGTGGGTTTATTGACAATGCTAAAGAAGAATCTATCAACACTATCCTTGATTATGTAGATGCAAAAAACAGAGGTGAGGTCGAGAAAGTTTTTGTTACAGGCTGTCTTTCTGAAAGATACAAGCCGGATCTTATTAAAGAAATCCCGGATGTGGACCAGTACTTTGGAACAAGAGACCTTCCGGTTCTTCTTAAACATCTTGGAGCTGACTATAAGCATGAGCTTGTAGGTGAGAGGTTAACTACTACTCCAAAACACTACGCATACCTTAAAATTTCAGAAGGATGCGACCGTCCTTGTTCTTTCTGTGCTATACCTTTAATGAGAGGCGGACATGTTTCTACCCCTATTGAAAAACTGGTTTTGGAAGCTCAAAAACTGGCAAAAAAAGGAACAAAGGAGATTATCCTTATTGCCCAGGACCTTACTTATTATGGTCTTGATCTTTATAAAAAACGTGCTCTTGGAGAACTTTTAAAAGAGCTTGTAAAAGTTGAAGGTATAGAGTGGATTCGTCTTCATTATGCTTTCCCAAGCGGTTTCCCTGAAGATGTTCTTGATATCATCCGTGAAGAACCGAAAGTGTGTAATTATATCGATATTCCTCTTCAGCATATCAACTCTGATCTTTTAAAATCCATGAAACGTGGAACTACTCATGAAAAAACGAATGCATTGTTAGCTAAGTTTAGAGAAAAAGTTCCGGATATGGCCGTTAGAACTACTTTAATCGTTGGATATCCGGGAGAAACCGAAGAAAGATTTCAGGAATTAAAAGATTGGGTAAGAGAGCAAAAATTTGACAGATTGGGATGTTTTACTTATTCTCATGAAGAAAACACAGGGGCCTACGTGTTGGAAGATGATATACCACAGGAGGTAAAAGAAGCAAGAGTGGAAGAGATCATGGAACTTCAGTCACAGATTTCCTGGGAAAAGAATCAGGAGAAGATCGGAAAAGTATTCAGATGTATTTTTGACAGAAAAGAGGGGAATTATTTTGTAGGGAGAACAGAATATGATTCACCCGATGTAGATAATACGGTTCTGGTTTCAGCAGAAGAAACATACATTTCTATAGGTGAATTTGCTGATGTTAAAATAACCTCGGCAGAGGAGTTTGATTTGTATGGAGAACTGATCTGA
- a CDS encoding septal ring lytic transglycosylase RlpA family protein, translated as MMKRFILVIIMMISTLGVYSFTGNTLDAKKTSYASYYHDKFNGRKTASGEIFSNSKFTAANRTLPFGTNIRVTNLNNGKQVIVKINDRGPFHASRALDISKAAFDEIGDTNRGTIPVEYEIVD; from the coding sequence ATGATGAAAAGATTCATTCTCGTAATCATAATGATGATTTCAACCCTAGGTGTTTATTCTTTTACAGGTAACACCTTAGATGCGAAGAAAACAAGTTATGCATCGTACTACCACGATAAATTTAACGGTAGAAAAACAGCAAGCGGAGAGATCTTTAGTAATTCAAAGTTTACCGCTGCAAACAGAACGCTTCCGTTTGGGACTAATATTAGAGTTACCAATCTGAACAATGGAAAACAGGTAATAGTGAAGATTAATGATAGAGGACCTTTCCATGCATCAAGAGCATTAGATATTTCTAAAGCTGCGTTCGATGAAATCGGGGATACCAATCGTGGTACCATTCCGGTTGAATATGAAATTGTCGACTAA
- a CDS encoding exodeoxyribonuclease III, with protein sequence MKLITYNVNGIRAAFTKDFLGWLKIADPDIICIQESKAGNDQIDIESLEKIGYYSYWHSAVRKGYSGVGIASKIKPNHIEYGCGIESYDNEGRIIRADFEGYSIISVYVPSASNIDRLEFKMQFCHDFLAYIKELRKTIPNLIISGDFNICHQAIDIHDPVRLKNVSGFLPMEREWMTNFIEECELIDSFRFFNSEPDNYTWWSYRQNSRAKNKGWRLDYNFATYTLKDKLSRAVILKEAVHSDHCPALLELNV encoded by the coding sequence ATGAAGTTAATTACCTACAACGTTAACGGAATCAGGGCTGCCTTTACAAAGGATTTCCTGGGCTGGCTGAAGATTGCTGATCCGGATATCATCTGTATTCAGGAAAGTAAAGCCGGTAACGATCAGATAGATATTGAAAGCCTCGAAAAAATCGGTTATTACAGCTATTGGCATTCTGCAGTAAGAAAAGGCTATAGCGGCGTCGGAATTGCGTCAAAAATCAAACCTAATCATATTGAATACGGATGTGGTATTGAAAGCTATGATAATGAAGGGAGAATCATCCGTGCAGATTTTGAAGGATACTCTATAATTTCTGTTTATGTCCCGTCTGCCAGCAATATTGACAGGTTAGAATTCAAAATGCAGTTCTGCCATGATTTCCTGGCTTATATAAAAGAACTAAGAAAAACAATTCCTAACCTTATCATTTCGGGGGATTTTAATATCTGCCACCAGGCCATAGATATTCATGATCCGGTACGTTTAAAGAACGTTTCCGGCTTTTTACCGATGGAAAGGGAATGGATGACTAACTTTATTGAAGAATGTGAACTGATCGACAGTTTCCGTTTTTTTAATAGTGAACCTGATAATTATACCTGGTGGAGCTACAGGCAGAATTCCAGAGCTAAAAACAAGGGCTGGAGACTTGATTATAATTTTGCTACCTATACTTTAAAAGATAAGCTTTCAAGAGCCGTTATTTTAAAGGAAGCTGTACATTCGGATCATTGTCCTGCTTTATTGGAATTAAATGTCTAA
- a CDS encoding YciI family protein: MFIISLTYKTSLENVDRFIPEHNDFLEKHYNSGNFIASGRKEPRTGGIILADAHSKNEVEEIIKEDPFYIHQLADYDITEFFPTKYNEHFKFFIKNP, encoded by the coding sequence ATGTTTATTATCTCACTGACCTATAAAACCTCTCTGGAAAATGTAGACCGTTTTATCCCGGAGCACAACGATTTTCTTGAAAAACATTACAATTCCGGAAACTTTATTGCTTCCGGCAGAAAAGAACCAAGAACAGGGGGAATTATACTTGCAGATGCCCATTCTAAAAATGAAGTTGAAGAGATCATTAAAGAAGATCCCTTTTATATTCATCAGTTAGCAGATTATGATATCACAGAATTCTTCCCTACAAAATATAACGAACACTTTAAATTTTTCATCAAAAACCCATGA
- a CDS encoding bifunctional response regulator/alkaline phosphatase family protein, translating to MSEKILWIDDEIDLLKPHIVFLEKKGYQVTPVNNVNEALELMDSEKFALTLIDENMPGISGLEAIPMIKEKDNSLKIVMVTKSEEEHIMEEAIGSQIADYILKPVNPNQILLSLKKNLQEDNLVEQKTILQYQQEFRNLSMELSYIRTYQEWAEYYKKILSWEIKFDKVADNEFSDLLQSQKEEANIQFAKFIEKNYEGWLTEPDKPLMSHTLFKEKVKPEVEKEKVLLLMVDNLRFDQWKVIEPLFTKYYNKISEDYYYSILPTATQYARNSFFAGLMPSEIEKRFPDKWFNDNEEGNKNEFERDFLEDQMKRIGLGSKSMKYLKVLNADFERKIYDDFNQHKNNDLLVIVYNFIDILSHAKTDNHIVDQLIRDDKTFRSLTFNWFENSSLLKIIKAAAENGYKLVITTDHGTVYVKKPSKVVGDRETSTNIRYKTGKSLTYDDSDVWAVTNPEKLFLPKGNLSSKYIFAKNNIFLAYPKNYNHFVNYYKETYQHGGISLEECIIPISILEPK from the coding sequence ATGTCGGAAAAGATATTATGGATAGATGATGAAATAGATTTACTCAAACCCCATATCGTATTCTTAGAAAAAAAAGGTTATCAGGTAACCCCTGTTAACAATGTGAATGAAGCTCTGGAACTAATGGATTCAGAGAAGTTTGCATTAACGCTTATTGATGAAAATATGCCCGGTATTTCGGGGCTGGAAGCCATTCCCATGATCAAAGAGAAAGATAACTCTTTAAAGATCGTAATGGTGACAAAAAGTGAGGAGGAACATATTATGGAGGAAGCTATCGGATCACAGATTGCGGACTACATTCTAAAACCTGTAAATCCTAACCAGATTTTATTATCATTAAAGAAGAATCTCCAGGAAGATAATCTTGTGGAGCAAAAAACAATACTTCAGTACCAGCAGGAATTCAGAAACCTGTCTATGGAGCTTTCTTATATCAGAACTTACCAGGAATGGGCGGAATATTATAAGAAGATATTAAGCTGGGAGATTAAATTTGATAAGGTAGCGGATAATGAATTTTCCGATCTTCTGCAGTCACAGAAAGAGGAAGCGAATATTCAGTTTGCCAAATTTATTGAAAAAAATTATGAAGGCTGGCTTACCGAACCTGATAAGCCTTTAATGAGCCACACGCTTTTTAAAGAAAAAGTAAAACCGGAAGTCGAGAAAGAAAAAGTTCTTCTTCTTATGGTAGATAATCTCCGTTTTGACCAATGGAAGGTTATTGAGCCATTATTTACAAAATACTACAATAAAATTTCGGAAGATTATTATTACAGTATTCTTCCTACCGCCACACAGTATGCAAGAAACTCTTTCTTTGCAGGACTGATGCCATCTGAAATTGAGAAACGTTTTCCGGATAAATGGTTCAATGATAATGAGGAAGGAAATAAAAATGAATTTGAACGTGATTTCCTGGAGGACCAGATGAAAAGAATAGGCCTTGGATCTAAATCCATGAAATACCTTAAAGTTTTGAATGCTGATTTTGAACGAAAAATCTATGACGACTTCAACCAGCATAAAAACAATGACCTTTTGGTTATTGTCTACAACTTCATCGATATTCTTTCGCATGCCAAAACAGATAATCATATCGTAGACCAGCTGATCCGTGATGATAAAACTTTCAGATCCCTTACTTTTAACTGGTTTGAGAATTCATCATTACTGAAGATCATTAAAGCAGCAGCAGAAAACGGTTACAAGCTTGTAATCACTACAGACCACGGAACAGTGTATGTTAAAAAACCAAGCAAAGTGGTTGGTGACCGCGAAACATCCACCAATATCCGTTACAAAACCGGAAAAAGCTTAACTTATGATGACAGCGATGTATGGGCTGTTACCAATCCTGAAAAACTGTTCCTGCCTAAAGGAAACCTAAGCTCAAAATATATCTTTGCAAAAAATAATATTTTCCTGGCTTATCCGAAGAATTACAATCACTTTGTGAATTACTATAAAGAGACCTACCAGCATGGAGGAATTTCACTGGAAGAATGTATTATTCCTATCAGTATTTTAGAACCCAAGTAG
- a CDS encoding S41 family peptidase, which yields MKYYHPHVAKGDFDWDQQLFQKIEELEHIQDKNQLNELYFKWISSLGKVEECKKCQKEDKAKVYFLRNFDPDWMGNEQIFSKTVTEKLLFIQNNRNLGSCHYFGRGGKKVFFRNENSYGSKFISKQIGLLELFRYWNLVEYFFPYKYLTDENWNDVLTEMIPKFLSIDNDESYHLTLAELVTKTDDSHAFLYSPLINASQYGRRKIPVEYIYAEGKLVVTKIKKNKFNEEIPLKTGDVIYDVNGRTIPQLVNSFGKYVPASNSWGKITKVKNLFLFSNNDSISLKIERDGQNMAVTAKTYLLADITGEKPAIQQKWKFLDTDKKIGYVNMGILEKSDVDDMYKDLKFTESIIFDLRNYPKQTIFPLSRLILPEKTIYYQFNFPETDYLSKFYSLKNSIGRKNPDYYKGNVIVLVDENTQSQAETTTMMFKQHPKAKVIGSNTSGANGDVIRFKIADLDTCFTGLGAYYPDGKETQRIGIVPDIIIKPTVKGIQNKKDEVLERALNYIKTGF from the coding sequence TTGAAATATTACCATCCTCATGTTGCCAAAGGTGACTTTGATTGGGACCAGCAGCTTTTTCAAAAAATTGAAGAGCTCGAGCACATCCAAGATAAAAACCAGCTGAACGAATTATATTTCAAATGGATCAGCAGTCTTGGAAAAGTAGAAGAATGTAAAAAATGCCAGAAAGAAGATAAAGCGAAAGTATATTTTCTGAGAAACTTTGATCCGGACTGGATGGGTAATGAACAAATATTCAGTAAAACCGTCACCGAAAAGCTCTTATTTATCCAAAACAACAGAAATTTAGGAAGCTGTCATTATTTCGGAAGGGGTGGAAAAAAGGTTTTCTTCAGGAATGAAAATTCATACGGTTCAAAATTCATTTCAAAACAGATTGGCCTTTTGGAGCTTTTCAGATACTGGAATCTGGTAGAATATTTCTTTCCGTATAAGTATCTCACTGATGAGAACTGGAATGATGTATTAACGGAAATGATTCCTAAATTTCTTAGCATCGATAATGATGAAAGCTATCATCTGACCCTTGCGGAACTTGTTACAAAAACTGATGATTCCCATGCCTTTTTATATTCGCCTCTGATCAACGCCAGCCAATATGGAAGAAGAAAGATTCCGGTAGAATATATTTATGCGGAAGGAAAGCTGGTTGTAACAAAAATCAAAAAAAATAAATTCAATGAAGAAATACCATTGAAAACCGGTGATGTTATTTATGATGTGAATGGAAGAACGATCCCTCAGTTGGTCAACAGTTTTGGCAAATATGTTCCCGCATCCAATTCCTGGGGAAAGATCACAAAAGTGAAAAATCTTTTTCTGTTCAGCAATAATGATTCTATTTCCCTTAAAATAGAGCGTGACGGACAAAACATGGCTGTGACAGCAAAAACCTATCTTCTTGCAGATATTACAGGAGAAAAGCCGGCTATCCAGCAAAAGTGGAAATTTTTAGATACGGATAAAAAGATTGGCTATGTCAATATGGGTATTCTTGAAAAAAGTGATGTGGATGATATGTATAAGGATTTAAAATTTACAGAATCAATTATTTTCGATCTCAGAAATTACCCGAAACAAACAATTTTTCCTTTGAGCAGGCTGATTCTTCCGGAAAAAACAATTTATTATCAATTTAATTTCCCGGAAACAGATTATTTGAGTAAATTTTATAGCTTAAAAAACAGTATCGGCAGAAAGAATCCGGATTACTATAAAGGAAATGTTATCGTTCTGGTAGACGAGAATACACAAAGCCAGGCAGAAACAACAACGATGATGTTTAAGCAGCATCCGAAAGCCAAAGTAATTGGAAGCAATACTTCAGGCGCTAACGGTGATGTCATCAGGTTTAAAATTGCTGATCTTGATACGTGCTTTACAGGGCTCGGTGCCTATTATCCGGACGGAAAGGAAACTCAGAGAATAGGAATTGTCCCGGACATTATCATAAAACCTACTGTGAAGGGTATACAGAACAAAAAAGACGAAGTTCTGGAAAGAGCTTTAAACTATATAAAGACCGGTTTTTAA
- a CDS encoding HD domain-containing protein → MQNKLKIINDPVHGFIRIPHEILFDVIEHPYFQRLRRIGQTGLLNLIFPGATHTRFHHALGAMHLMFTALETLRQKGVKITEEEEKGAMLAILMHDIGHGPFSHALENMLMDDWHHEKLSLLLMNKLNKEFDGQLSVAIEMFQGKYHRKFFNQLISSQLDVDRLDYLNRDSFFTGVSEGNINTQRIISMMNVCSEGELVIDAKGVYSIENFLTARMFMYWQVYYHKTSALAEFLLVKILERAKYLISEGMDLPAGENLKYFLNRGKSSATDEDIYRFTQLDDNDIIHAMKSWQDSEDFILSYWCKCVIQRNLPKTVISTHPFKRKFIEEKIKNTNEFFGINNGNELVHEIKRKLLPYDTKKQPIYLLQKNGKKIRLEESQDQLLSGLMVHKTARYILTFPRDISKIIS, encoded by the coding sequence ATGCAGAATAAGCTAAAGATCATCAACGACCCCGTTCATGGTTTCATCAGAATCCCACATGAAATTTTATTTGACGTTATCGAACATCCTTATTTTCAAAGATTGCGGAGGATAGGGCAAACCGGTCTTCTGAATCTTATCTTTCCCGGGGCTACCCATACAAGGTTTCATCATGCACTGGGAGCGATGCACCTGATGTTTACAGCATTGGAGACCCTGCGTCAGAAAGGAGTAAAAATTACAGAGGAAGAAGAAAAAGGAGCAATGCTTGCGATTCTGATGCATGATATTGGACACGGACCGTTTTCTCATGCATTGGAAAATATGCTAATGGACGACTGGCACCATGAAAAGCTCTCTTTATTATTAATGAATAAGCTGAATAAAGAGTTTGACGGACAGCTTTCCGTAGCCATTGAAATGTTTCAGGGAAAATACCACAGAAAATTTTTCAACCAGCTTATCTCTTCCCAGCTTGATGTGGACAGGCTCGATTACCTGAACAGAGACAGTTTTTTTACCGGTGTTTCAGAAGGGAATATCAATACACAAAGGATTATTTCCATGATGAATGTCTGCAGCGAAGGCGAATTGGTTATTGATGCCAAAGGGGTGTATTCCATTGAAAATTTTCTGACCGCCAGAATGTTCATGTACTGGCAGGTATATTATCATAAAACTTCGGCACTGGCAGAATTTCTTCTGGTTAAAATCCTGGAAAGAGCAAAATACCTGATTTCTGAAGGTATGGATCTGCCTGCGGGAGAAAACCTGAAATACTTCCTGAACCGTGGAAAAAGTTCGGCTACCGATGAAGATATTTACAGATTTACACAACTTGATGACAATGATATAATTCATGCGATGAAATCATGGCAGGATTCTGAAGACTTTATTCTTTCCTATTGGTGCAAATGTGTGATCCAGAGAAACCTCCCGAAAACGGTTATTTCAACCCATCCTTTTAAACGAAAATTTATTGAGGAAAAAATAAAAAACACCAATGAATTTTTCGGAATCAATAATGGAAACGAGCTTGTACATGAGATTAAAAGAAAATTACTGCCTTATGACACCAAAAAGCAGCCTATTTATCTGCTTCAGAAAAATGGAAAAAAAATAAGGCTGGAAGAGTCGCAGGACCAGCTGTTATCAGGGCTTATGGTACACAAGACGGCCAGGTATATTCTTACCTTTCCAAGAGATATTTCTAAAATAATATCTTAA
- the lpxD gene encoding UDP-3-O-(3-hydroxymyristoyl)glucosamine N-acyltransferase has translation MEFTASQIASFIDGQIIGDESTVITGVSPIENGESGHLSFIAQDRFSHFLDTSKCSVIIVSEKLIDKVNYNPTLIVVKDAYLSFQILMNLYQEMQGRKEGIENGSSIHDTAVVGDKVYIGAFTYVSEKAKIGEGSQIYPHVYIGKGVKIGKNCKIDSGARIYDYCIIGDNCVIHSNTVVGGDGFGFQPTAEGFKKIPQLGNVIIEDDVEIGSNCSIDRATIGSTIIGKGTKIDNLIQIAHNVKIGQNNVIAAQAGIAGSTTIGDWNQIGGQVGVVGHIKIGNQVKIQAQSGVNSSVNDKETLYGSPAISYNDYLRNYVHFRNFTEIVKRINNLEEISKDKTNE, from the coding sequence ATGGAATTTACAGCTTCGCAAATTGCAAGTTTTATTGACGGACAGATAATAGGCGACGAAAGTACGGTTATTACAGGGGTTTCACCAATTGAGAATGGTGAATCAGGACATCTTTCTTTTATAGCACAGGATCGATTTTCACATTTTTTAGATACCTCAAAATGCTCCGTTATTATTGTTTCGGAAAAACTTATAGATAAAGTTAATTATAATCCTACCTTAATTGTTGTAAAGGATGCTTACCTTTCTTTCCAGATTTTAATGAATCTGTACCAGGAAATGCAGGGAAGAAAAGAGGGAATCGAAAATGGTTCTTCTATTCATGATACTGCCGTGGTTGGTGACAAGGTGTATATCGGGGCATTTACTTACGTCTCGGAAAAAGCCAAAATCGGAGAAGGTTCGCAAATTTATCCGCATGTATATATCGGTAAAGGAGTTAAGATCGGTAAAAACTGTAAAATTGACAGTGGAGCCCGCATCTACGATTACTGTATCATCGGGGATAACTGTGTGATTCATTCCAATACGGTTGTAGGAGGTGACGGGTTCGGTTTCCAGCCTACTGCAGAAGGATTTAAAAAAATTCCTCAGCTGGGAAATGTCATTATAGAAGATGATGTGGAGATTGGCTCAAACTGCAGCATCGACAGAGCTACCATTGGTTCCACTATTATAGGAAAAGGAACAAAGATCGATAATCTGATCCAGATTGCTCATAACGTGAAAATCGGTCAGAACAACGTTATTGCAGCGCAGGCCGGAATTGCAGGATCTACTACCATCGGAGACTGGAACCAGATTGGCGGACAGGTAGGGGTGGTAGGCCATATAAAAATTGGTAATCAGGTGAAAATCCAGGCTCAGAGCGGCGTGAATTCCAGCGTTAATGATAAAGAAACATTGTATGGATCTCCTGCAATAAGCTATAATGACTATCTTAGAAACTATGTCCATTTCAGAAATTTTACTGAAATTGTGAAGAGAATAAATAATCTTGAGGAGATCTCAAAAGATAAAACTAATGAGTGA
- a CDS encoding bifunctional UDP-3-O-[3-hydroxymyristoyl] N-acetylglucosamine deacetylase/3-hydroxyacyl-ACP dehydratase — translation MSDMQKTLQKEVTLSGIGLHTGKEVKLTIKPAKENTGFVFVRTDLEGHPQVEADVNYVVATERGTTLEKLGVKITTCEHLLAALVGCDIDNAILEMDASEPPILDGSSKFFVEAIESVGIAEQGIAREYLVIKEVLSYADPASGSEITIIPSDTYEVTTMVDFGTKVLGTQNATLKNISEFKDEISSARTFSFLHELEMLLDHGLIRGGDISNAIVYVDKDLTPDTTEKLKKAFGKDNVSIRPNGILDNLTLNYPNEAARHKLLDVIGDLALAGVKIKGKVIANKPGHFVNTQFAKKLNRQWKLQKKKNVPDFDLTKEPVFDINGIMRLMPHRPPFLLIDKVLELSDSHVVGLKNVTMNEPFFVGHFPKEPVMPGVLQVEALAQTGGILVLASVPDPENYSTYFIKIDKVKFKRKVVPGDTMIFKIELIEPIRRGIVHMQGYGYVGDTVAVEAELMAQVAKNKVD, via the coding sequence ATGAGTGATATGCAAAAAACACTCCAGAAAGAAGTAACACTTTCCGGAATTGGCCTTCATACAGGTAAAGAAGTAAAACTTACCATTAAACCAGCAAAAGAAAATACAGGTTTTGTGTTCGTAAGAACAGATCTAGAGGGACATCCTCAGGTAGAAGCTGATGTTAATTATGTAGTAGCAACAGAAAGAGGAACAACATTAGAGAAATTAGGTGTAAAAATCACTACCTGTGAGCACCTGTTGGCGGCGTTGGTAGGATGTGATATCGATAATGCCATCCTGGAAATGGATGCCTCTGAGCCCCCAATTTTAGACGGATCCTCAAAGTTTTTTGTTGAAGCTATCGAAAGTGTGGGAATCGCAGAGCAGGGCATTGCCAGAGAATATCTGGTCATCAAAGAAGTGCTGAGCTATGCAGATCCGGCTTCCGGATCGGAAATTACAATCATTCCTTCAGACACTTATGAAGTAACAACCATGGTGGATTTTGGAACCAAAGTATTGGGAACTCAAAATGCCACTCTTAAAAATATTTCAGAATTTAAAGACGAAATCTCCTCTGCCAGAACATTCAGCTTCCTGCACGAACTGGAAATGCTTTTGGATCATGGATTAATCAGAGGTGGAGATATTTCTAACGCAATCGTCTATGTAGATAAGGATCTTACTCCGGATACTACGGAAAAACTGAAAAAAGCGTTTGGGAAAGATAACGTTTCTATAAGACCCAACGGTATTTTAGATAACCTTACACTGAACTATCCTAACGAAGCTGCGAGACATAAATTACTTGATGTGATCGGTGATCTTGCATTGGCTGGTGTAAAGATAAAAGGGAAAGTAATAGCAAATAAGCCGGGTCACTTTGTGAATACCCAGTTTGCAAAAAAACTGAACCGCCAGTGGAAGCTTCAAAAAAAGAAAAATGTACCGGATTTCGACCTTACCAAAGAACCTGTTTTCGATATCAACGGAATTATGCGTCTTATGCCGCACAGACCCCCGTTCTTATTGATTGATAAAGTTCTTGAGCTTTCAGATTCCCATGTGGTAGGTTTGAAAAATGTGACGATGAATGAGCCTTTCTTCGTGGGCCACTTCCCAAAAGAGCCTGTAATGCCGGGAGTACTTCAGGTAGAAGCTTTAGCACAAACAGGAGGTATCCTGGTATTGGCAAGTGTTCCGGATCCGGAAAATTACTCTACCTATTTCATTAAAATTGATAAAGTAAAATTCAAAAGAAAAGTAGTTCCGGGAGATACTATGATTTTCAAAATTGAATTGATAGAGCCTATCAGAAGAGGTATTGTTCATATGCAGGGATACGGATATGTAGGGGATACTGTAGCAGTAGAAGCAGAGTTAATGGCTCAAGTTGCAAAAAATAAAGTTGATTAA
- the lpxA gene encoding acyl-ACP--UDP-N-acetylglucosamine O-acyltransferase has protein sequence MIHQLAAVDKRAKISKNVIVEPFTTIAGDVEIGEGTWIGPNVTIMDGARIGKNCRIFPGTVISAIPQDLKFDGEDTQVIIGDETTIRECVTVNRGTKALGFTKIGKNCLIMATSHIAHDCVIGDHVIIVNGCGIAGHVEIGDYTVMGGLSAVHQFGKIGKHVMISGGTLVRKDIPPYVKVAREPMSYAGINSVGLRRRGFTNEKIFEIQKIYRTIFQMKMNVSQAVAYIEKEMLPTAERDEILQFIQNSPRGIVKGYGTGKESN, from the coding sequence ATGATTCATCAATTAGCAGCCGTAGATAAACGTGCGAAAATCAGCAAAAATGTTATTGTAGAACCTTTTACTACAATTGCAGGGGACGTAGAGATCGGAGAAGGAACTTGGATTGGTCCTAACGTTACCATCATGGATGGAGCCAGAATAGGTAAGAACTGTAGAATTTTCCCCGGAACGGTAATTTCTGCGATCCCTCAGGATTTAAAATTTGATGGTGAAGATACCCAGGTAATTATTGGTGATGAAACTACAATCAGAGAGTGTGTTACCGTAAACAGAGGAACAAAAGCTCTGGGATTCACTAAAATTGGCAAAAACTGCCTGATCATGGCAACTTCCCACATTGCACACGACTGCGTTATCGGAGATCACGTTATCATTGTAAACGGCTGTGGTATTGCGGGACATGTAGAAATTGGTGATTATACCGTAATGGGAGGCCTCAGTGCTGTTCATCAGTTTGGTAAAATCGGAAAACATGTCATGATTTCAGGAGGTACACTGGTAAGAAAAGATATTCCTCCGTATGTAAAGGTTGCAAGAGAACCGATGTCTTATGCGGGGATCAATTCAGTAGGATTAAGAAGAAGAGGATTTACCAACGAGAAAATTTTCGAGATCCAGAAAATCTACAGAACTATTTTCCAGATGAAAATGAACGTTTCCCAGGCTGTAGCTTATATTGAAAAAGAAATGCTTCCAACTGCTGAAAGAGATGAGATCCTTCAGTTTATCCAAAACTCACCAAGAGGTATTGTAAAAGGATACGGAACAGGTAAGGAAAGCAATTAA